Within the Serratia sp. UGAL515B_01 genome, the region GTTTGCCGTTTTCTTAGAACCCGCATTATCTTGATTATAAAATTAGTATTATATCGTATGTGTTTAAGCCAGGCAGTTGGTGAGGCTAATTAGCGGTGAAGAAATGTATTCATCATTGATGGCACTAATACTTATGCCTTATAGTTACCCGCATCATTATAAATAGTCGAATCGGCAGTACCCAGATGTGGTTATTTAATTGCCAATGCAGCGATAACACCATGTATTATAAAATAAACACTTATGTTTCGTTGCGATATTATTGACCTGGAAGCTGTTGTTTTTTCTCCTTTGGCGCTAGCCATTCTTGACAAACATTTCACTGGATTGGCGGTGAAAGTGCTTGCAGAATGTGATTGTTCAGATTGACAAAGGCGGTCAATACAGTAAAGCGGATTATCAGGCTATGCTGAAACGGCGTAGTCTGGGTGGTAGTTATGAATACGAGATGCAATCGTTACATCAACGCTTGCACTGAAAGTTTTTATACTTTCTGCAGGTGGATGTGTCTATGGCGACCGCTTTTCATCCGGGAAATAATGCGAACGACTTTAACGACACGGCATGCGATTATGACGAATGACGTTGTCAACGTGCTTACAATGCCCCCGTTTATGTCCACAACAACAGGTAAGTGAAGTGTACGATGAAAAAATGGATGCTGTTAGCCTTTATTGTTAGTCATCAAGCTGTTGCTCTTTCTCCTTGCTCGCCAGACAGTCGTGTGGGGAGTTGGTGTGAAGTAAGGCTCGAAAAATTACATCCTACTCAGCCAGGAATTGGTCAACTTCAAGTGGATGTGGATCAGACTAAATTAGCCAAAAAAGGCAAAGATAAACTCGATAGTTTTTTGGAAAAAAAGGAGATCCCCGTTGTTATTTCTCCTAAAGGAGATTATTGGCTTGTTGACCGTCACCATCTCACCAAGGCTCTTTGGCAACAAGGAGTAAAAAAAGCCAGAGTCAGGATCATTGCTCGCTTGCAAGACAATGCTAATTTCTGGCAGCAGATGGAAGAGAATCATTGGGTATGGCTATATAACGAAAGGGGATTACCGGTGACTCCTGAACAGTTACCTAGCCATGTTGGTGACCTTCCGGATTATCCCTACCGTTCTTTAGCTGGTTTTTTACAGGATGAGGGGTACTTCGAAAAACATGAACAGGTCTATTTCGTTGAGTTCGCATGGGCAAGTTGGCTAGGTAAAAAAATGGGATGGTTACCCGTCAATGCTGACAACCTGACTGAGCGCCTTGAGCAGGCGAAAATACTGGCCTGTAGTTCCGAAGCGAAATCTCTTCCTGGCTATCCTGGTAAGATGTGCCAGTCCCTTGCAAAGTGAATTCTAAGTGCACATGACAAAATTTCTGGCGACCCTTCTTTCACTATCATGAGGCATGATATCCAAAGGAGGCTGGTTGGGAGGAGGGGAATGCCTCCAGATTGTTCACTCTCAAGAATAAAGAGTGATAATTCAGAGCACATCTGATAAATCTATTCTCTATTCACAGGACGTTATTATTTTATTGTTTGGGGGAAGTTGTGGATCTGCAACAACAACTCGCGCAATTTCCGCGCTTGGACTTGGTTGGTCCTGCTACGCCGCTTGAAAGGTTATCCCGTCTTTCTGAGTATCTCGGTCGTGATATTTATGTTAAACGTGACGATGTCACGCCAATGGCGTTGGGCGGTAATAAATTGAGGAAATTGGAGTTCCTGGCTGCTGAAGCTTTGCATCAGGGGGCTGATACGTTAGTTACTGCTGGCGCAATCCAATCAAACCATGTGCGCCAGACTGCTGCTGTGGCGGCCAAGCTTGGGTTACAGTGCGTTGCACTTCTGGAAAACCCTATTGACACCAAAGCAGAGAACTACCTTACCAATGGCAATCGTCTACTGCTTGACCTGTTCAACGTAGAAGTCGTTATGTGTGATGCTCTGCACGATCCCCAGGCACAACTGGCAGAGCTTGCGACCCGTCTGGAGGCACAAGGTTTTCGCCCCTATATTGTTCCGGTGGGAGGCTCAAATGCTTTGGGATCTCTGGGATATGTGCAGTGTGCAATAGAGATTGCCGCACAAAGCCACGATATTAACTTCAGCTCAATTGTTGTGGCTTCCGGCAGTGCCGGAACTCATGCTGGTTTGGCTGTGGGGCTGCAACAACAACTGCCGGAAGTTGAACTGATTGGCGTAACCGTTTCGCGAAGAGTGATCGATCAACTACCAAAAGTGGAACAATTGCAAAAGTCAGTTGCCGGTTTACTAGGTATAGAGACGTTGACGCCGATCACGCTTTGGGATGATTACTTTGCCCCACACTACGGTGTGCCAAACGATGAGGGTATGGCTGCGGTAAAACTGTTGGCTCAGCAGGAAGGCATGTTGTTGGACCCTGTCTATACCGCCAAGGCCATGGCTGGGCTTATTGATGGTATTTCCCAGAAGCGTTTTCGTGATAAAGGTCCAATCCTGTTTATACATACGGGGGGAGCTCCAGCACTATTCGCTTATCATCCTCAGGTGTAAAAGCAAACTCGTTATACCCAAGCTATTCCAAGTTACAGCTAAGCCATAACTGGGCGGTAAATCCCCCAGCAATTATTCCTTTGTGAAGTCAGTGTAGTTGTTAATGTATAGATATCAAAATGATAAACAACAGATGGAGTGAGTATGATCTTTTCTAAAATACGTCGTCAATTGCTGTTAGGGGTGATGGCGGTTGCACTGACCACTGGGTTGAGTGAAAAAATCTATGCGGCGGATAATCTACTTGAGCAAGTCAAACAGCGTGGCACGCTGATTGTTGGGCTAGAAGGCACCTACCCTCCTTTTAGTTTCCAGGGTGAAGACGGCAAACTTACTGGTTTCGAAGTGGATTTTGCCCAGGCGTTGGCGGAACACTTAGGTGTTAAGGCCAAGCTGAACCCGACAAAATGGGACGGTATGCTGGCGTCATTGGAGTCTAAACGTATTGATGTGGTGATAAATCAGGTCACAATCACTGAAGAACGTAAGAAAAAATACGATTTCTCTACGCCTTATACTGTTTCAGGGATCCAAGCGTTGGTCAAAAAAGGCAATGAGAACACCATTACTCGTGCTGAAGACCTGAAAGGCAAGAAAGTAGGTGTTGGTCTGGGAACCAACTACGAACAGTGGTTACGTGAAAATGTTCCGGGCGTAGACGTACGTGCTTACGATGATGATCCCACCAAGTATCAGGATCTACGCGTAGGCCGCATTAATGCCATTCTGGTTGACCGTTTGGCTGCATTGG harbors:
- a CDS encoding ParB-like protein, producing MKKWMLLAFIVSHQAVALSPCSPDSRVGSWCEVRLEKLHPTQPGIGQLQVDVDQTKLAKKGKDKLDSFLEKKEIPVVISPKGDYWLVDRHHLTKALWQQGVKKARVRIIARLQDNANFWQQMEENHWVWLYNERGLPVTPEQLPSHVGDLPDYPYRSLAGFLQDEGYFEKHEQVYFVEFAWASWLGKKMGWLPVNADNLTERLEQAKILACSSEAKSLPGYPGKMCQSLAK
- a CDS encoding D-cysteine desulfhydrase, with the translated sequence MDLQQQLAQFPRLDLVGPATPLERLSRLSEYLGRDIYVKRDDVTPMALGGNKLRKLEFLAAEALHQGADTLVTAGAIQSNHVRQTAAVAAKLGLQCVALLENPIDTKAENYLTNGNRLLLDLFNVEVVMCDALHDPQAQLAELATRLEAQGFRPYIVPVGGSNALGSLGYVQCAIEIAAQSHDINFSSIVVASGSAGTHAGLAVGLQQQLPEVELIGVTVSRRVIDQLPKVEQLQKSVAGLLGIETLTPITLWDDYFAPHYGVPNDEGMAAVKLLAQQEGMLLDPVYTAKAMAGLIDGISQKRFRDKGPILFIHTGGAPALFAYHPQV
- the tcyJ gene encoding cystine ABC transporter substrate-binding protein; amino-acid sequence: MIFSKIRRQLLLGVMAVALTTGLSEKIYAADNLLEQVKQRGTLIVGLEGTYPPFSFQGEDGKLTGFEVDFAQALAEHLGVKAKLNPTKWDGMLASLESKRIDVVINQVTITEERKKKYDFSTPYTVSGIQALVKKGNENTITRAEDLKGKKVGVGLGTNYEQWLRENVPGVDVRAYDDDPTKYQDLRVGRINAILVDRLAALDLVKKTGDTLAVAGQAFSRQEAGVAVRKNNPELLAAINKAIAEMQKDGTLAKLSEKWFGADVTK